Sequence from the Streptomyces mobaraensis NBRC 13819 = DSM 40847 genome:
CCCGCGCCCGCGGCGCCGCGATCCTCTCGCCGGACGTGGCGGAGCAGGACCGGCTGCTGGCGAAGCTGGGCGTGCCGGAGCTCGTGCCGTACGACTCGGACAACCGGCGCAACATCGGCTATCTGCTGTCGTACCTGAACGGCAGCGCGTGCGCCGTGTCCATGGACGACGACAACCTGCCCGCCGTGAGCCCGTTCCTGGACGAGCACCGGGTGGTGCTGGAGGGACCGGCGCGGCACCGTACGGTGTCGTCGCCGTCCGGCTGGTTCAACTGCTGCGACCTGCTGGACGTGACGCCCTGCCGGGTCCACCCCCGGGGCTTCCCGTACGGGCCGCGCACGGACCCGGCCGCGCCGACGTGGACGGAGGAGACGGCCGACGTCCGGGTCAACGCCGGGCTGTGGCTGGGCGATCCCGACGTGGACGCGGTGACCAGGCTCGCCGTCCGCCCCACGGTGACCGCCTACCGGGGGCCGGCCGCCGTCCTGGCGCGGGACACCTGGTGCCCCGTCAACTCCCAGAACACGGCGGTGCACCGGGACGCGCTGCCCGCCTACTACTTCCTCCGCATGGGGCAGCCCGTCGGCGGCGCTCCCCTGGAGCGCTTCGGGGACATCTTCAGCGGGTACTTCCTGGCGGCGTGCACCAAGCACCTGGGCCACTCCGTCCGCTTCGGCGGGCCCCTGGTCCACCACGAGCGCAACGCGCACGACCTCTTCGCCGATCTCACCGCCGAGCTGCCCGCGATCCGCTTCATGGACGAACTGCTGGACTGGCTGCGGGAGTTCCGCCCGGATGGGAGTGACTACCGGGAGGCGTACGCCTCGCTGGCGCACGGCCTGCGGGAGTTCGCCGAGCAGGCGCGGGGCCCGGCCTGGACGCAGGACGCGCGGGCGTTCCTGCACCGGAGCGCCCACCTGATGCTCACCTGGCTGTCCGCCGTCCGCCGGATCGACGGCGGATGAGGGCGCCGGGCTCCACCGGGAGCACCGGCGCCGGGCGGTGGGGCGGGGGCTCAGCCCTTGGCGAGGATCGCGTCGACGGTCTCGCCGAGGGTCATCTCGGAGCTGTCGAACCACGTTCCCCGACCGTCGAGTTCGGTGCGCATCGCCTCGTCGAGGAACGACCAGTCGTCGGCGAGCACCTTGTCCCGTTCGGCGACGCGCCGGGCGACGACGTCCGCCGTGGGCGCGAGGACGATGAGGTGCAGCGGCAGGCCCTCCAACTGCTCCAGGTAGTAGTCGAGGTGCGCGCGCCGGACGACCACGTCGTCGATGACGGGGACGACGCCGGCGGCGTGGAAACTGCGGGCGAGCACCGAGGCGTTGCGGGCGCGCAGCAGCAGCTGGCGGTCGGCCTCCAGGTCCTCCTCCGGGGAGGGCAGGTGCCCGCCGGAGACGATGAGTTCCTGGATGTGGTCGCCCTCGATGTGCGCGCCGAGGGGAAAGCGGCGGGCGAGGGCGGCGGACACCGAGCTTTTTCCGGATCCGGGAATGCCGATGACGAGATAGGCGTCGGACGCGGGTTCGGTATCGACGACCAGACCCTGGAAGGAGTTCTCCGGCATTCTTCCTCTACTCCTTTGTCGAAGGTGTCGCTTTCCGCATCGAAAGCGTCGAGCAGTGGTGCGCGCGGCGGCGCCGACCGGCCGGTGCGGCGATCGTAGCAAGCACCGGCGTGCCACCCGATCCGATGCACCGGAACACGAGGGGCTTATGACATTCGACAGTGTGCTGCCGCCTCCACCACCGTGGCTGCTGGTGTTTTCCGCCGCCACGCGTGCGGAGTTGACGGAAGAGGCGAAAAGGGCGGCGGAATTGTTGGCCAACGGTTCTCGGCCCGATGAAGTGTCACCCATTCCCGCGTGCCCCGGCCCCGAACGCCTGGCGGTGGCCGCGGCGGACGTGCCGGGGCTCGTCGAGGGCCTGAGGTGTTTCGCCGACGGCCTGCCGAGCCCGCGCTGGACGGCGGGCCGGGCCGACGGCGCGGCCGGCCGGACCGCCTGGTGCTTCGGCGGACACGGCGGCCAGTGGACGGGCATGGGCCGCGCCCTGCCGGGCTGGTCGCCCGTGGCGGCCGAGGTGCTGGCCGAACTCGACGGGCTGCTGCCCGGCGGCGTCACCGGCCCGCTCGCGAGCCCGCCCGGCGCGGGGGCCGACGGGCCCGGCACGGCCCAGCCGCTCATCTTCGCGCTGCAGGTGGCGACCGCCCGCTGGCTGCTGTCCCTGGGGCTGCGGCCGGACGCCGTGGTGGGGCACAGCCTCGGCGAGGTCGCCGCCGCCCATGTCGCGGGCGTCCTCACGCTCCCCGAGGCGGCGCGGGTCGTCGCCACCCGCTCCCGGCTGCTCGCCCGGGTGTCGGGCGGCGGGGCGATGGCCACGATCGGCCTGGACCGGCACACCGTCGAGCGGCGCTGCGCCGGGACGCCGGGGACGGTGGTCGTCGCCGCGCACAGCGCGCCCCGGGAGACGGTGGTCACCGGGGCGTCCGACGCGGTGGGCGCCCTGGTCGGCGCCCTGGAGACGGAGGGCGTGCGGTGCAGGACGATCCGGATCGACGCGGCGTCGCACAGCCCGTACGTCGACGGGGTCCTGCCCGAACTCCGCGCCGAACTGGCCGAACTGTCCCCGGCGGCGCCACGCGTGCCCTGGGTGTCGACCGTCGACGCGCCCCGGGCCCCGACGACCGACGCGGGACCGGGTCCGGGTCCGGGCACCGACTCCGGACCGGGACCGGGACCGGGCACCGACTCCGGGCTCGATCCGAACTCCGGCGCCACACCCGTGCCGGCCGCCGACACCGGACCGAAGTCGGCCGTCGGCACCGGACCCGACCCGACCACCAGCGCAGCACCGGAGTCGGACGCCGGCACCCCAGGCCCGTCCGCCCCCGGCTCCGCGGACTACTGGGCGCGCAACCTCCGTCGGCCCGTGCGGTTCACCGAGGCGGTGTCCGCGCTGGCGGACCGAGGCTTCCGGGCGTTCGTGGAGATCGGCCCGCACCCCGTGCTGGCCCGGCCGATCCGGGACACGCTGCGGGCCGAGGGGGTCGCGGCCCCGCTCGTCGCGGCCTCGGGGCACCGCGGGACCCCCGAACCGGTTTCCCTGCTGCGCCTGCTGGGCGCCCTGTACTGCCGCGGCCTGGACCTCCCCGGACTCCCCCGCCTTCCCGGTCGACCCGACCGCCCCGATCGACTCGATCAACCCGACCGCCCCGGCCATCCCGGCCGCCCCCGCCTCCCCCGCCGCCCTCACCACCCCACGCCCCACCCGCCCGTCCCCCCGCAGGAGAGGCAACCGTGAACCCGCCCCGCCCCCTCCTCCCCCTCCTCCCCCCGTCCGCGACGGTGCTGGTGGCCGGTTCCACCGGCCTTGTGGGTTCGGCTCTGCTCCGCCGGCTGGCGGCCGAGGGGTTCACGTCGGTCGTCGGCGTCGCCTCCGCCGACGTCGACCTCACCGACGCCCGCGCCGCGTCCGCCCTCCTCGCCGCGCTCCGCCCGGACGTGGTGATCGACGCCGCCGCCCGGGTCGGCGGCATCGCCGCCAACGACGCCGAACCGGTCCAATTCCTCACCGACAACCTCAGGATCCAGACCAATCTGTTCACCGCCGCGCACGCCGCCGGCGTCGACAGGCTGCTGTTCCTCGGCTCCTCCTGTATCTACCCGAAGCACAGCCCGCAGCCCATCCCCGAGTCCGCCCTGCTGACCGGGCCGCTGGAGGAAACCAACGACGCCTACGCCATCGCCAAGATCGCCGGGGTGGTCGCGGTGCGCTCGTACCGCAGGCAGTACGGCCGGCGCTGGATCTCCTTGATGCCGACGAACCTCTACGGCCCCGGGGACAACTTCCACCCCACCCGCTCCCATGTCCTCCCCGCGCTCATCCGGCGCTTCCACGAGGCGGCGCGGACCGGTGCCGAGGAGGTCACCGTCTGGGGCACGGGCGCACCGCGCCGGGAGTTCCTGCACGTCGACGACCTCGCCGCGGCCTGTCTGCATCTGCTGCGGCACTACGACGGCCCGTCGCCGGTCAACGTCGGCACCGGCCGGGACGTGACCATCGCGGAACTGGCCCGGATGGTGGTCGAGGCGGTCGGCTACACCGGGCGGATCCGCTGGGACCCGAGCCGCCCGGACGGGACGCCGCGCAAACTCCTCGACGTCTCCCGGCTGTTCGCCACCGGGTGGCGGCCGGCGATCGGGCTGCCGGACGGGCTGCGGAGCACGGTCCGCTGGTACGCCGAGCGGTACGCCGCCGGCCCGGACACCGCGCGGCGCCCGGCCGCTACCTGACGTCCCCGCCGGGGCGCGGGACGAACCGGCCGCGGCCCAGCACCACCCGCCCGTGCGAGCGGACCTCGAACAGGGCCGCGCCGGCCGCCGCCCAGATCCGTACGGTGAGGTCCCGGCCGGGCAGCACGGGCGCGGTGAACGCCGCGGACATGGTTCCGAAGCGGGCCGGTTCGCCCCCGCACAGCGCGTGCAGCAGCGCCCGCCCGGCGAACCCGAAGGTGCACAGCCCGTGCAGCGGCGGCCCGGCCAGGCCGAGCCGTCCGGCGAGGGCCGGGTCGGAGTGCAGCGGATTCCGGTCACCGCAGAGCCGGTAGAGCAGCGCCTGGTGGAGGGCGGTGCGGTAGCGGGTGGTGTGGTCCGGCTCGCGCGCCGGGCGCTCCCACGGCGCCTCCTGCGCCGGCGGTCCGCCGAAGCCGCCCGCGTGCCGGATGGTCAGCCCGGTGCGCAGGTCGGCGAGCGGCCGGCCGGTGTCCGCGTCCGCGCACCGGGAGTCGATCACGGCGAGCGCGGCGCGTCCCCGGTCGTGCAGCGCGGTGAGCCGGGACGTCGTGACCGCCGTTCCCTCGACGGGCAGCGGGCCGTGGAGCGTCACGGACTGGTGGCTGTGCAGGAGCCGCGTCACGTCGAAGTCGCCGAGGGCGGGGTGCTCTCCGGGCGGGACGAGGGTGGTGGCGAAGGTGGGCAGCACCGACGGGGTGACGCCCGTGGAGTTCTCCGTCGTGAACTCCCGTTCCGTGGACGGATCGTCGGCCCCGGCCCCGACGCCGAGCGCGTAGAGGGCGGTGTCGGCGAACGTCCACCGCAGCGGCCCGA
This genomic interval carries:
- a CDS encoding acyltransferase domain-containing protein, with amino-acid sequence MSPIPACPGPERLAVAAADVPGLVEGLRCFADGLPSPRWTAGRADGAAGRTAWCFGGHGGQWTGMGRALPGWSPVAAEVLAELDGLLPGGVTGPLASPPGAGADGPGTAQPLIFALQVATARWLLSLGLRPDAVVGHSLGEVAAAHVAGVLTLPEAARVVATRSRLLARVSGGGAMATIGLDRHTVERRCAGTPGTVVVAAHSAPRETVVTGASDAVGALVGALETEGVRCRTIRIDAASHSPYVDGVLPELRAELAELSPAAPRVPWVSTVDAPRAPTTDAGPGPGPGTDSGPGPGPGTDSGLDPNSGATPVPAADTGPKSAVGTGPDPTTSAAPESDAGTPGPSAPGSADYWARNLRRPVRFTEAVSALADRGFRAFVEIGPHPVLARPIRDTLRAEGVAAPLVAASGHRGTPEPVSLLRLLGALYCRGLDLPGLPRLPGRPDRPDRLDQPDRPGHPGRPRLPRRPHHPTPHPPVPPQERQP
- a CDS encoding AAA family ATPase, with translation MPENSFQGLVVDTEPASDAYLVIGIPGSGKSSVSAALARRFPLGAHIEGDHIQELIVSGGHLPSPEEDLEADRQLLLRARNASVLARSFHAAGVVPVIDDVVVRRAHLDYYLEQLEGLPLHLIVLAPTADVVARRVAERDKVLADDWSFLDEAMRTELDGRGTWFDSSEMTLGETVDAILAKG
- a CDS encoding GDP-L-fucose synthase family protein; translated protein: MNPPRPLLPLLPPSATVLVAGSTGLVGSALLRRLAAEGFTSVVGVASADVDLTDARAASALLAALRPDVVIDAAARVGGIAANDAEPVQFLTDNLRIQTNLFTAAHAAGVDRLLFLGSSCIYPKHSPQPIPESALLTGPLEETNDAYAIAKIAGVVAVRSYRRQYGRRWISLMPTNLYGPGDNFHPTRSHVLPALIRRFHEAARTGAEEVTVWGTGAPRREFLHVDDLAAACLHLLRHYDGPSPVNVGTGRDVTIAELARMVVEAVGYTGRIRWDPSRPDGTPRKLLDVSRLFATGWRPAIGLPDGLRSTVRWYAERYAAGPDTARRPAAT
- a CDS encoding MaoC/PaaZ C-terminal domain-containing protein, whose translation is MPLHHHLVGHTWALGPLRWTFADTALYALGVGAGADDPSTEREFTTENSTGVTPSVLPTFATTLVPPGEHPALGDFDVTRLLHSHQSVTLHGPLPVEGTAVTTSRLTALHDRGRAALAVIDSRCADADTGRPLADLRTGLTIRHAGGFGGPPAQEAPWERPAREPDHTTRYRTALHQALLYRLCGDRNPLHSDPALAGRLGLAGPPLHGLCTFGFAGRALLHALCGGEPARFGTMSAAFTAPVLPGRDLTVRIWAAAGAALFEVRSHGRVVLGRGRFVPRPGGDVR